TTTGAATAGTAAGCCAGATAAATCTGTCATCTGTCTAATCAAAGCATACCTTCTGCACAGGAGACGGGGATGCCGAATTGAAATCCAGTGACAAGTAGTCAAGGTTTGAACTTCTCGCCCAGGGCTGAACTGCTCCATCAAAGGTGAGAGAGAACTGTTGCCTTGATTCCTGTGAGAAAAAAGAATCCATGGAGACCCTGTTCTCAATTAAAAGGCTCTGACATACTGTACTTAGACTCCTAAAGGCACAGCAGTGCATTAGTAAAAACCCAATGTCAGCATCACTGCTATCATCTTTTCATTAAATATGTAACCAAACAAAGGAGAAGGGACCTCAATTCATTTTCAGATCGAGTTAAAGAACACATTGGAAGCTATTTGTGTTTAGAGACACAATGCATGACTAATGTGCTTTTTTCAAAGCTTTATTCAGGGAAAATGAAGTGAATATGCACAATTTCCAGACCATGTACAATTACAAGTAGAACACTTTGGAAATTCATAGTCACTTTCCACACCCACATTCTTCAGCTACGTGAGGTCTGAGCACATTTTCCCACTCACAAATGGTTCTATTATAAGAGGGGGCCAGACTGAATCCTTTTTTACACGTTCTTTAAGTGTTCTCTAAAACAGAGATATTTGAGTCGAGCTCAAAATTTTGCAAGTAATCGTTCATATCAAAGTCAGTGTGAACTCTATTTCAACTATTTCTGCACACAAGACAGATTTTACTACATTTTAGTAGATGAAACTCTATGCATGTGCAAATCACCCCATTAGCActacattataataaaaaaatagaatatatTCTATGTGTTGTAATAGAGTGGAAATGACAGTAAATAGACACCAAATTCCACAAAATTATGTTATTTTAGGTCAGCAACGGCAaaggaaaattttttttttaaattgcatcaaTATATGTTTCCACTGAATCAAAATCCTACCATTGCAGAGCAGTTTGTGACTTCATCTCTTAATGTGTCCCCATTCTCAAGTCTTCTTTCAAGAGGTGAATGGTTCACTGAAAAGCTGCCATTAGGCaagaaaaaaggagggaaaaagttAGATTACAAAGTAACTTTGAAGTTTTACAAGCAGAAATGGAAAAACTATAATGTTCAATATGTCTATACTTCAGCAGGTTCAGCTTTGATTGGCCCTttccttaaaaataaaaccaaccgTCAGGACCTAAaggtttttacttttaaattaagataagaaaatacagaaaattctGAGGTTAACAAAAAATGTATCTCTAGGCAAatttatacttttaaaaaaaagactcaatCCCTAATTGCAGTTTAATTAACCCGGTCATGCTTCGTTTCTATACTCGAGATAAAAGTGTGTAGACAAAGAGACTTTGTGCTCACCATGAATCGATCATTGCTCTGCTCAAAGGAAGATGAGTGGGTAATTCTGTGATTGTGGAAAGGCCTCTCAGATCAAGAGGTGGAGGTCGAGCTGCAAACCAAGAAAAGGACAAAGTTTGGTTTCAGTTTGGTTGCAATTCTGTAGTACAGCGCAGAAAGactaggtcaaaggtcagtgtgtGATCCAAGTACTGTATATCTGTCAGACGTGTactgtgcatgaatgtgtgactaTGCAGAAGCACAAAGCATCATTTTCAATTATGCTGTACATAAGatgtaaatgttaaagtttacagaaaacatgtaatgaaaaaaaaaatcttgaaaccATCCAGCCAAGGATGAAACAGCACaaattttcacacatttccaaacatttAACATGACCAAGTCACGGCCGGGAGGACTCTCACCTTTCCGTGAGCGAGGTTTAAGATGCCGGTGAATTGGAGGTGGTGCGAGAGCGCCAAGCTGACTCATCAGTGGGCTGAAAGACGCGGAGGGCTCAATGCTGTAGGTTGTGTTGAGAAAGCCGTACGTTCTCGGGCTCATGGGAATGTAACCATCAGACTCAACAGTCGTAAGAGAAGGGGAGGGCGAAGGGGAAGGGGACGCCATGGGGACATATGACTCATCCTGGTAGTTTTGAACTTTTGTGGTATTTAAACAAGGCTGTAAATACATAAAGCATCATAAGATCAGACACGTGCACTccattacatttattattatattatagcTGGAACATTTGTTTACTCCACTCTGTGTAGAccatttttcaaattattttcatGTCATGTTTTTACCACCTGAATTTTACCCTAAAGAAAAATACTACATCACAATCGTGCTAATCTAAGTTTAAAAATACTGCTGGTTTAGGCTTCCTGTTTATTATACAGATATGAATCTTTTTATCTAACACCatctaaaaaaaagtgtgtgtaaaaataaaaatgggagaATGACTACTGTCCACAATCCTCTTACCAAATTAATACTTTGTCTCCTGTTTTGCACCAATCTGCCCTTGACATctcctaaaaaaaagaaaaaaagactgaaaaaaatcagtaaCAACAAATATCCCTATCATAGTTGCACCAGGTTTATGTTTCATGCTGCCAGGCTTATCTTTATCAGCTTCTGTACTGTGCATGAGGATTTACCTGATTTGAAGTGGTCCAGGCTCGACAAAGAGGTCCTCCGGGGAAAAAGTGCAGCATTGTTAGAGAAATGGCGTGCACTCATTGCCCTCGTCCTTTGAAGTTGTTCATCACTTGCGTGCTCTGACAGGTGATTAGGCTTGGGTGGCAGTGGTGGGGGTGTTAGTTTATCACCCGTCGCCTCAAACAGCGCAGCAGAGTAAGGTTTGTCGAACTGGAAGACATTTGCGGCACAGTGATGTAGTGGAGAGGAAGACGATGAAGGCAAAGCCATGGAAGTGCACGGAGCGCTGAATGGGGAGTTATTTGGCCTTCCATAGGGGAAAAGAGATGGACTGGTATTAGTGTGGGGGAATGAGGATAAAGAGGGATCCGTGTCCTTGACAGTGTCATCTGATGACTTCTGCTCCAGAGAGATCTCAGAGTTTGAAAAGCTGGCATGTCTACAGATAagaacaaaaatgtaaacactggATTTGTTACACACAAATTACACTGCTATGATTTCAGCTTGTGCGATAGGTTTTACACACCGTACATACCTACTAATGCTCACACTCCCCGTCTCACACTGTGAGAGAAGGAGGTAGTCCGGTGGATAGCTGGAATCTTGTTGGCTTGCTACAGATGTTCTATCAGAGCTGTCAGGTGACAGCTGAAGGGAGGTGGGGGTGTGAGGAAAGCTTTCTTCTGAGCTCTCTGTTGACGACAAGCaggcagaaacagagagaatgTAAGTGTTGCAGCCACTAAGGAGTGAGCGCAAAGCCAAAAGATGCAAACACTCCCTGCCTGTGCTCACTTTGCATTTTCTGCATTAACATATGAAGTGGTGTTCTTATTGCAGCTTTTTAGACATACATGTGAGCACCATTCTGTCTTCTGCTTATTTATTCTCTCATTCTTTATTCAGGTTGGCCCATGTTCAGAAATTTGTTTCATTCCATTTCACTTCAAGGCCGTCCTTGCAGCACCAATTCAAAAGTCTTTGCATGTTCTCATGAAACATTTGCTATTAGATATTTGTGTCCCCCTGTGGGCAGAGAACAGCCTTTTATAAGCCTTTgcaaaagttatgagctgttgCGAAGAGCCCTTGAATTCTAAAATTTACTGCTGCTGTCCCGCATTCTCAGTAAAACTCTAAAAACTCAGTAATTTCACACCACAACTCACTGCTTAGGGCATTTTTCTGAGTGCATTTGTGATTTACAAGAACAAACTTGTGGCATATCAGCAACTTTATTCAGTTACTCTATCTCCTTCATGCACGTGACAGTTTTCAAACATACGTATATCAAAGTCtcctcacaaaataaaactattttgccTTTATGCGAAGCAAAGGTCCGAGCAGCAGCACCATGGTGGAAAGTATCGagtgataaattcaaaaatctACTCCAAAGGGTGGAAGTGATACAAAAATGCCGTGTGTTCATTTGAATATAACGTTGAGCTGTTCTTATCTCCTCTGATTCAGCAGCAACTGCTGGAAACATCTTCCACACACAGACGACGTCCAAATTCCTGATAAAACGTGAGGTCAGGTTTTATCTAAACCATGTACCAAACTTCACTGgagcttttatttaaatttattcccGAAGCAGAGATGTGTGTAGAAAAACTGTAGtcaaaatatttacatatttcaaATGATTAAATGAGAAAAATCCGGCAAAGTTTCCACAGCAGTGTTTCCTTGtttatgctgctgctgtggaaatAAGTCTAGGTATGAAATGGTGTTAACCACATGCAGTGGCATATGATTGTGAGAATGTTTCTGAAGTTCAAATTTATAAGACCGACTTGTGACAACCACAGCTTTGTGGTACCTGTGTTGTGTTCAAatagtttcacatttttttagaCCTTTAAGCTCATCCAATGCTTTTAAAGCCCGCCGATCCAACCACAAGGATGCTTCACAAGTGCAGTTTACTGGATTTCCTTTTCTTGGATATgtttaaaataactaaaaaaaaattagaaaaaaaaaaatcttgcacaAAACAGCACAGCCGAGGGTAACTTTGTTCTAAATCTGAAGACTTTAATGCTGAAATTCTTTTGAGTTGTCACTAAGTGgcaggccctggggcagacccaggacacactggagacatTATATCTGtcggctggcctgggagcaCCTTGGGGTctcccccagatgagctggaggaggtggctgaggagagggaggtctgagcttctctgcttgagctgctgcccctgcaacccagccccagataaacagaagaaaatggatggatggatggatggatggatggatgtcactAAGTGAAACCTGATTAGCCTGGGAAACCTTTTACCAAAAATCACAAAGCCACAAACAAACAGTTTGTTCTGACCTCATAAAGTTCCCCACTTCCTGAGTGCTAACAACAACAAGTGCCATCAGTCTGTTTTGGGACCAGTAGAGTGCATCTGCACTATTACTTACAGGTGTAGCTCTACAAATTTTCATAAGTGCAGCAACATATTTCGACATATTTACCTGCATCCTCCAGGCTCCCAAACTGGCAAATCTGACTGATGCTGCTGATCCAGCTGTTCATCTCCTCCTCGGTTTTGGCCACCAGGTAGAAAATACGAGAAGAAGTCTTCACCACAAAGAGGTGCTTGCCGTGGAAGTCCCTCTTTATCCGCAGTTGCCCTTCGAGCATTTCCACCTCACACTCTTTCAGGTCAATGGTGCGGATTGGCTTTTTGGAGTTCTTGCTCTGGTAGTATTCCAGCACATCGGGATCGCCGCTCATGCGACCTCTTCGAAGCACAAACCAACGTTTCCTCCATGCCTGCAGGTGCAAGaagtacagattttttttttaactggccTTGCtcttaaatttaaatttcacCCACATTATGAGTCAGTTTCAACACAGTCCGTAAGTCTAGCTGAGGCGTCTGCCTTTTCCCCAGCGACAGCATTTTATTAGTCATGGGAAGTTGTCGTGGCCCTGCTTACAGCAGCCAACTAACTGGGTTTCTTTGCGTTTGTTATGGTCAGTAAGCGGAACCTCAACTCCGATTTCCCAGAAGTGCAGAGAAGAGGAAGTTCACTGTATTTAGCAGAAAAATTCTAAGAGATCGAAAGAGGTATTTATACAGAGCCTGGTCACTTCTTTATGctgaaaactaactgaaaacTTAACACTGAAACTGCACTAAAGGGTATTTatagctccaaagacctacttGCAATAAGTACCGCCTAAGCCCTCACTGCACTGAGTGTCATTCTGCTCATGAAGCAGTCACATTCcaataatgattaaaaagaatCAACAAGAACaattaaggtgtgtgtgtgtgtgtgtgtagatgttaTCGTTTCACTCTTGGGTTCTGTGGCTTTGTTGTTGTGACCGAGTCTCTTTTGAGACTTTTTGTGGTGTAAAAACTTGTAGCATTTCTTTCTGCTTGTAGCAAATGTTCTCCTGCACAAGTCGGTTGGTAATTTATGTCTTCATTCCAGGAAATGGTTAGACACACCACACTTATTGCCAAAAACACTGCTAAGCTTAAGAGGAAACCGTAACTAGACAGATGGCAATTTTGATcctgaagatgaaaaaaatgaaaagtgtcACACTCGCAAAAGTAAGTTGTTTTGTGTATCCAGGTTGGCCTAATGGAAGCAGATGGTGTGTGCGGATGCCAGTCAGTGGTTTCTGAATActtctgcttaaaaaaaaaagtatatttcaATGAAATTACAGTAATTAAAGTGGACCTCCatgcttttctttatattaCTATATTGCTAAGGCCTATAGTTTGTCtccaagtcaagtcaagtcaagtcaagtttatttataaagcacatttaaaacaacgacgttgaccaaagtgctgtacaagatctgtaaccccaaggactatactaaataaaaataaaaatatataaataaataaataaaataataaaataaaaataaataaataaaaacattaagaacaataaataacataagaaaattaaaaattaaaacgtttaaaacaagtaccataaaataccataaaacaatcatctaaaaggaggtagcactgacTCTCTAGATGCTGCATGCAtgtataattaaaaacaaaacaaaacagcactaTCTAACACTGACTTGAAACTCACAAACGAgattgttttcagtgtttttaaagacACTTCAACCACAGTGCACGGTCATGCTCATCAGATGCAGCTTCCTTATCTTCTGTCACGTGAACCACGTTTGAAACTCTGGTCACATGATGACGAGTGGACAGCATTGGTGACAAATGAGCAAACTTGTCTTCAGGTTGAGATTATTTGTCTTGATTATTTTGTGACTCACATAGCAAAAAGCCACAAATGATGCATAATGGGTCTGCTCCGTTAATGTGTCCCACTGAGCAAGAACCTGAAGACTCAGGACGCTTTTACACCCCTGTATCTATTTCTGACAGGTCAAAGTGGAGGTTCATGCATTTACTTTGAACAAAGGTGAGATATATGGTACTTTGTAGTTTGTAGTTTTTCAATATTTCAAGTTTCTTTGGTgttttgatacatttttatgtttttttcctcctttctttaaaagagaaaatactGGAATAAGACACTATGATAGCAGCagtgtgaaaaaacatctgATAGCTCTACATGTGTTTATCTGAGTAAACAAAGTGCAGAATTCATCACACACACTGGTAGGCTGTGAACTGTATTTCCAGAAAGTGGAAACACAGTGCTGACAGAGCTCATTCCAGTGAAGTGCTTCTCTAGAAACACAACTAAACCAACACCTCTGTTCACCATCACAGTGCCATGCTCCTTCAGTACTGCTGGGACCTCATTTACAAAGATAAACTTGACCCAGATAATTAAAATTTTCATACAGGACACAGGCCAGCGCCTTTTATTTGAATAAGGTAAATAGTGTACCTGTCTGCACAACTGTctgggaaaaaacacacacacacacacacatcatcgaCTGGATTTGCATGTCATGCTAAAATAAGTTTCTATTTCCCACCCTACgctgtcaacacacacacacacacagaaacagagacacccccacccaccctttCCTTACACCGCTGTTGTCAAATGGCCCTCCACCTCCTTTATTCGTACAGAGGAAGTGCAAACAGCCATCATCGAGCTGGACTATTTCTGCTTGTCGCGTAAGTGTCTGACTGCTCCTGACATTACTTCCCATGTTTCAcaacacacagacgcacagagCAGAGC
The window above is part of the Archocentrus centrarchus isolate MPI-CPG fArcCen1 chromosome 14, fArcCen1, whole genome shotgun sequence genome. Proteins encoded here:
- the gab3 gene encoding GRB2-associated-binding protein 3 isoform X1, encoding MSAGDVVCKGWLIKSPPEKKLKRFAWRKRWFVLRRGRMSGDPDVLEYYQSKNSKKPIRTIDLKECEVEMLEGQLRIKRDFHGKHLFVVKTSSRIFYLVAKTEEEMNSWISSISQICQFGSLEDAESSEESFPHTPTSLQLSPDSSDRTSVASQQDSSYPPDYLLLSQCETGSVSISRHASFSNSEISLEQKSSDDTVKDTDPSLSSFPHTNTSPSLFPYGRPNNSPFSAPCTSMALPSSSSSPLHHCAANVFQFDKPYSAALFEATGDKLTPPPLPPKPNHLSEHASDEQLQRTRAMSARHFSNNAALFPRRTSLSSLDHFKSGDVKGRLVQNRRQSINLPCLNTTKVQNYQDESYVPMASPSPSPSPSLTTVESDGYIPMSPRTYGFLNTTYSIEPSASFSPLMSQLGALAPPPIHRHLKPRSRKARPPPLDLRGLSTITELPTHLPLSRAMIDSCFSVNHSPLERRLENGDTLRDEVTNCSAMESRQQFSLTFDGAVQPWARSSNLDYLSLDFNSASPSPVQKQKPFLSDEYRVDYVQVDEKKTQALQNTKMEWTDVRQSKT
- the gab3 gene encoding GRB2-associated-binding protein 3 isoform X2 is translated as MSAGDVVCKGWLIKSPPEKKLKRFAWRKRWFVLRRGRMSGDPDVLEYYQSKNSKKPIRTIDLKECEVEMLEGQLRIKRDFHGKHLFVVKTSSRIFYLVAKTEEEMNSWISSISQICQFGSLEDAESSEESFPHTPTSLQLSPDSSDRTSVASQQDSSYPPDYLLLSQCETGSVSISRHASFSNSEISLEQKSSDDTVKDTDPSLSSFPHTNTSPSLFPYGRPNNSPFSAPCTSMALPSSSSSPLHHCAANVFQFDKPYSAALFEATGDKLTPPPLPPKPNHLSEHASDEQLQRTRAMSARHFSNNAALFPRRTSLSSLDHFKSGDVKGRLVQNRRQSINLPCLNTTKVQNYQDESYVPMASPSPSPSPSLTTVESDGYIPMSPRTYGFLNTTYSIEPSASFSPLMSQLGALAPPPIHRHLKPRSRKARPPPLDLRGLSTITELPTHLPLSRAMIDSCFSVNHSPLERRLENGDTLRDEVTNCSAMESRQQFSLTFDGAVQPWARSSNLDYLSLDFNSASPSPVQKKPFLSDEYRVDYVQVDEKKTQALQNTKMEWTDVRQSKT